One region of Flavobacterium sp. KACC 22763 genomic DNA includes:
- a CDS encoding sensor histidine kinase, whose product MTSLSFKNRIALNYIVGTGLLVLVVFSAIYFIVKLTVYNHIDENLNIEVQDHFKELRIEKGVVIFMDAEEWEEREHNSVDVNPIFVQFLNLNKQIIEKSPNLKNEKLVFYQKKEDFHPFDTHLLGNKIRQIQVPLHVQSKKVGYLIIAMSLSDSSKVLDNLMDALLITFPIILLILFFLARFYAGRSIKPINNIIQTAKIITKDNLKARIPLPKTRDELFTLSKTINNLLNRIEDAIEREKQFTSDASHELRTPLTVIKGTLEVLIRKPRDNKEYEEKINYCINEVDHLNSLVDQLLMMARFENQKQNILKENVYLNAVVLDVLKLNTEKIKSGGINVVLEASEEFCIYSDNYLTVTILRNIISNAVKYSKPDSEVRISLSRENQKIICNILDHGIGIAKKDLESILNPFFRSDSLSHSEIKGTGLGLFIVKRMTDLLKIKFKIESEIGVGTKVLLVFDEYDNSLK is encoded by the coding sequence ATGACATCATTATCTTTTAAAAACAGAATAGCATTAAACTATATTGTAGGAACGGGACTGCTAGTTTTGGTGGTCTTTTCTGCCATTTATTTTATTGTAAAACTGACCGTTTATAATCACATTGATGAAAATTTGAACATAGAAGTTCAAGACCATTTTAAGGAACTAAGAATAGAAAAAGGTGTTGTAATCTTTATGGATGCCGAAGAATGGGAGGAAAGAGAACATAATTCGGTTGACGTAAATCCAATTTTTGTTCAGTTTTTAAATTTGAACAAACAGATTATCGAAAAATCTCCCAATTTAAAAAATGAGAAACTTGTTTTTTATCAAAAAAAAGAGGATTTCCATCCTTTTGATACTCATCTATTAGGAAATAAAATTCGTCAAATTCAGGTTCCGCTCCATGTGCAGTCTAAAAAAGTTGGTTATTTGATTATTGCGATGTCGCTGTCAGATTCTTCAAAAGTTTTAGATAATCTTATGGATGCTTTATTGATTACTTTTCCCATCATTTTGCTGATATTGTTTTTCTTGGCTAGATTTTATGCGGGTCGAAGCATTAAACCCATAAATAATATCATTCAGACTGCTAAGATTATTACGAAAGACAATCTGAAAGCGCGTATTCCATTGCCAAAAACAAGAGATGAATTATTTACGCTTTCTAAAACCATTAATAATTTGTTGAACCGTATTGAAGATGCTATTGAACGTGAAAAACAATTTACTTCTGATGCTTCTCATGAGCTAAGAACACCTCTTACGGTTATTAAAGGAACACTTGAAGTGCTTATACGTAAACCTCGAGATAATAAGGAATACGAAGAGAAAATTAACTATTGTATTAATGAGGTTGATCACTTAAATTCTCTAGTGGATCAGTTACTTATGATGGCTCGTTTTGAGAACCAAAAACAGAATATTCTTAAAGAAAATGTCTACTTAAATGCTGTTGTTTTAGACGTTCTGAAGTTAAATACAGAGAAAATTAAATCAGGAGGAATAAATGTAGTTTTAGAAGCGTCAGAAGAATTTTGTATTTACTCAGATAATTATTTAACAGTAACAATTCTGCGAAATATAATTTCAAATGCGGTAAAATATTCAAAACCTGACAGTGAAGTTAGAATTTCATTATCGAGAGAAAATCAGAAAATTATCTGTAATATTTTGGATCATGGAATAGGAATTGCCAAAAAAGATCTTGAGTCAATTTTAAATCCTTTTTTCAGATCAGATTCGCTAAGTCATTCAGAAATTAAAGGAACTGGTCTTGGATTGTTTATTGTGAAAAGAATGACAGATTTGCTTAAAATTAAGTTTAAAATTGAAAGTGAAATTGGGGTAGGCACTAAAGTACTATTGGTTTTTGATGAATATGATAATTCGTTAAAGTAA
- a CDS encoding response regulator transcription factor has protein sequence MHILIVEDEVGIVQFLKQGLQEEGYQITTAADGSKGFELVQEQKFDLILLDWMLPKINGLDLCKAIRVKDQETPIIFLTAKDTVQETIEGLKAGANDYIKKPFSFEELVERIKVHFRNKKQTETLTLGNITMDLSRHIVLKGDEEISLTQREFELLAYLIQHKGKVCTRNQILRDVWEISFEYDTGVIDVFMNAIRKKLNLKIEEDYIKTIRGIGYIAND, from the coding sequence ATGCATATTTTAATAGTTGAAGACGAAGTAGGAATTGTTCAATTTCTAAAACAAGGGTTGCAAGAAGAGGGATATCAAATAACTACTGCTGCTGATGGTTCTAAAGGGTTTGAACTCGTTCAGGAACAAAAATTTGACTTAATTCTTTTAGATTGGATGTTGCCAAAGATTAATGGTCTTGATTTGTGCAAAGCTATTAGAGTTAAAGATCAAGAGACTCCAATCATTTTTTTGACGGCAAAAGACACGGTTCAAGAAACTATTGAAGGTCTGAAAGCCGGTGCAAACGATTATATTAAAAAACCTTTCAGTTTTGAGGAATTGGTGGAGCGAATTAAAGTTCATTTTAGAAATAAAAAACAAACTGAGACTCTAACACTGGGAAACATTACAATGGACTTATCTAGACATATTGTATTGAAAGGAGACGAAGAAATTTCGTTAACCCAGCGAGAGTTTGAGCTATTAGCATACCTAATTCAGCATAAAGGAAAAGTCTGCACTAGAAACCAGATTTTAAGAGACGTGTGGGAGATTAGTTTTGAGTATGATACTGGCGTTATAGATGTCTTTATGAATGCAATTCGAAAAAAACTGAACCTTAAAATTGAAGAAGACTATATTAAAACCATCCGAGGCATTGGATATATTGCCAATGATTAG